A region from the Triticum aestivum cultivar Chinese Spring chromosome 3D, IWGSC CS RefSeq v2.1, whole genome shotgun sequence genome encodes:
- the LOC123078071 gene encoding FAD synthase, with product MEIDAAVRASSDARLRTKYDNAVYVVQRAFALYPFGEIAFSFNGGKDSTVLLHLIRAGYYLHKTSCGDEAQINTVQNCPLRTIYFETPCAFPEINSFTYETVSTYGLPLETIRSDFKSGLEGLLKEKSTKAIFIGTRIGDPNAVGQEQFSPSSPGWPPFMRVNPILDWSYRDVWSFLLTCKVKYCSLYDEGYTSIGSIYDTVPNALLSDSSTGNSFRPAYMLSDGRLERAGRAKKTSNKTETNSVASNGMNNAEGEQMISRSASVIVVGDEILFGTVEDKFGAALCKKLHEIGWRVSQVTVVHNEIDSVAEEVEQCKSTDDVVFIFGGLGPLHSDVSLAGVAKAFGVRLAPDEEFEEHLSQLIGNSYIGDRNEMALLPEGITELLHHKMLPLPLIKCKNVIILSATNVDELDMEWNCLLDTQESGLLRTKPFVSKHLSTLLPDVKIAPVVAKLCLEFSDVYIGSHRISRKGPLVVSLIGKDYQRVEGAAAKLSGSFEGLFSQVDSSK from the exons ATGGAGATCGACGCGGCGGTCCGGGCGAGCAGCGACGCCCGGCTGCGCACCAAGTACGACAACGCCGTCTACGTCGTCCAGCGAGCCTTCGCGCTCTACCC GTTTGGGGAGATTGCCTTCAGCTTTAATGGCGGGAAGGATTCAACC GTACTCTTGCATTTAATACGGGCAGGATACTATCTTCACAAAACAAGTTGTGGGGACGAAGCTCAAATCAATACTGTTCAAAACTGTCCGCTGCGTACCATCTATTTCGAGACCCCTTGTGCTTTCCCTGAAATCAACTCATTCACTTATGAAACAGTCTCAAC TTATGGTTTGCCACTGGAAACTATCCGGTCAGATTTCAAATCTGGTCTAGAAGGCCTATTGAAAGAGAAGTCAACTAAAGCCATTTTCATTGGCACTAGAATCGGAGATCCAAATGCG GTCGGTCAAGAACAATTCTCTCCTAGTTCGCCTGGCTGGCCTCCTTTTATGAGGGTGAATCCTATCTTGGATTGGTCATACAG GGATGTTTGGTCTTTCCTCTTAACCTGTAAGGTCAAATACTGCAGCCTTTATGATGAGGG GTATACATCCATTGGGAGCATATATGATACTGTTCCAAATGCACTTCTTAGTGATTCATCTACTGGGAACAGCTTTAGACCGGCATACATGTTATCAGATGGAAGACTTGAAAGAGCTGGGAGAGCGAAGAAGACTAGCAACAAAACGGAAACTAATTCTGTTGCAAGCAATGGCATGAACAATGCTGAGGGAGAGCAAATGATCTCACGTTCGGCTTCAGTTATTGTAGTTGGTGATGAAATATT GTTTGGCACAGTTGAGGATAAATTTGGCGCAGCCTTGTGCAAGAAGCTTCATGAAATTGGCTGGCGAGTTTCTCAAGTCACGGTTGTTCACAATGAA ATTGATTCTGTTGCCGAGGAAGTCGAACAATGTAAATCTACTGATGACGTG GTATTTATTTTTGGGGGACTTGGGCCTCTACATTCAGATGTTTCATTGGCTGGTGTTGCAAAAGCATTTGGAGTTCGCCTG GCTCCTGATGAAGAGTTTGAGGAGCATCTTAGTCAACTCATAGGGAACAGTTACATTGGTGATCGAAATGAG ATGGCTTTGTTGCCAGAAGGTATTACCGAATTATTACATCACAAGATGCTCCCGTTGCCACTG ATCAAATGCAAGAATGTGATCATTCTTTCTGCAACTAATGTGGATGAACTGGACATGGAGTGGAATTGTCTTCTGGATACCCAAGAGAGTGGTTTACTGAGGACGAAACCTTTTGTATCAAAACATCTCAGCACTTTACTCCCAGAT GTCAAAATTGCTCCGGTGGTTGCAAAGCTATGCTTGGAGTTTTCTGATGTGTACATAG GTTCTCATCGGATTTCGAGAAAGGGGCCGTTGGTTGTGAGTCTTATTGGAAAG GATTATCAAAGGGTAGAAGGGGCTGCGGCGAAGCTGTCAGGCAGCTTTGAAGGACTATTTTCCCAAGTTGACAGCTCCAAATAG